One genomic segment of Camelus ferus isolate YT-003-E chromosome 19, BCGSAC_Cfer_1.0, whole genome shotgun sequence includes these proteins:
- the PFDN4 gene encoding prefoldin subunit 4, with product MAATMKKAAAEDVNVTFEDQQKINKFARNTSRITELKEEIEVKKKQLQNLEDACEDIMLADDDCLMIPYQIGDVFISHSQEETQEMLEEAKKNLQEEIDALESRVESIQRVLADLKVQLYAKFGSNINLEADES from the exons ATGGCGGCCACCATGAAGAAGGCG gCTGCAGAAGATGTCAATGTTACTTTTGAAGATcaacaaaagataaacaaatttgcACGGAATACAAGTAGAATCACAGagctgaaggaagaaatagaagtaaaaaag AAACAACTCCAGAATTTAGAAGATGCTTGTGAGGACATCATGCTTGCAGATGACGACTGCTTAATGATACCTTATCAGATTGGTGATGTTTTCATTAGCCATTCTCAAGAAGAAACACAAGAAATGTTAGAAGAAGCAAAG aaaaatttgCAAGAAGAAATTGACGCCTTAGAATCCAGAGTGGAATCAATTCAGCGGGTGTTAGCAGATTTGAAAGTTCAGTTATACGCAAAATTTGGGAGTAACATAAACCTTGAAGCTGATGaaagttaa